The following are from one region of the Mycetohabitans rhizoxinica HKI 454 genome:
- the moaC gene encoding cyclic pyranopterin monophosphate synthase MoaC yields MSELTHFDASGQAQMVNVGDKDATRRVAIARGAITMRAETLTLIREGRATKGDVLGVARIAAIQGAKRTSDLIPLCHPLALTRVSVDFTLDETPAAVHCTVRVETISRTGVEMEALTAAQIGLLTVYDMCKAVDRGMTITDVKLLEKHGGKSGSWVAGE; encoded by the coding sequence ATGTCAGAACTTACCCATTTCGATGCATCCGGCCAGGCGCAGATGGTCAACGTCGGCGACAAGGATGCAACCCGCCGTGTCGCGATTGCGCGTGGCGCAATCACGATGCGCGCGGAAACACTGACGCTCATCCGCGAAGGCCGCGCCACCAAGGGCGACGTGCTCGGCGTCGCGCGTATCGCGGCGATTCAAGGCGCCAAGCGCACATCCGACTTGATTCCGCTGTGCCACCCGCTCGCGCTGACCCGCGTGAGCGTCGACTTCACCCTAGACGAAACGCCAGCGGCCGTGCACTGCACCGTCCGCGTCGAGACGATCAGCCGCACCGGCGTCGAAATGGAAGCGCTCACGGCAGCGCAGATCGGCCTGCTGACCGTCTACGACATGTGCAAGGCCGTGGATCGCGGCATGACGATCACCGACGTGAAGCTGCTCGAGAAGCACGGCGGCAAGTCCGGGAGTTGGGTGGCGGGAGAATAG
- the recA gene encoding recombinase RecA has product MEESKKGSTGLTAEKSKALAAALSQIEKQFGKGSIMRLGHGEAVEDIQVVSTGSLGLDIALGVGGLPRGRVVEIYGPESSGKTTLTLQVIAEMQKIGGTCAFIDAEHALDVQYASKLGVNASELLISQPDTGEQALEIADALVRSGSIDMIVIDSVAALVPKAEIEGEMGDSLPGLQARLMSQALRKLTGTIKRTNCLVIFINQIRMKIGVMFGNPETTTGGNALKFYASVRLDIRRIGSIKKNDEVIGNETRVKVVKNKVSPPFREAIFDILYGEGISRHGEIIDLGVQAKIVEKAGAWYSYNGEKIGQGKDNAREFLRENPDLAREIENRVRESLGVVAMPAGAVAAEGGQA; this is encoded by the coding sequence ATGGAAGAAAGCAAGAAAGGCTCAACTGGACTGACTGCGGAGAAGAGCAAGGCACTGGCTGCCGCGCTATCGCAGATCGAGAAGCAGTTCGGCAAGGGGTCGATCATGCGGCTTGGCCATGGCGAGGCAGTCGAAGACATTCAAGTCGTATCGACTGGCTCACTCGGCTTGGACATCGCGCTAGGCGTCGGTGGACTGCCGCGTGGCCGTGTCGTCGAGATCTACGGGCCGGAATCGTCCGGCAAGACGACGCTTACGCTGCAGGTGATCGCTGAGATGCAGAAAATCGGCGGCACCTGCGCGTTCATCGACGCGGAACACGCGCTTGATGTCCAGTACGCGTCTAAGCTGGGTGTCAACGCGTCGGAACTGCTGATTTCTCAGCCTGATACTGGCGAGCAGGCACTGGAAATCGCCGATGCACTCGTGCGCTCGGGGTCGATTGACATGATCGTCATCGACTCAGTGGCCGCGCTCGTGCCGAAGGCCGAAATCGAAGGTGAAATGGGCGATTCACTGCCCGGCCTGCAGGCGCGACTGATGTCGCAGGCACTGCGCAAGCTGACCGGCACGATCAAGCGGACCAATTGCCTGGTTATCTTCATTAACCAGATTCGCATGAAGATCGGTGTGATGTTCGGCAACCCGGAAACTACCACCGGAGGCAATGCGTTGAAGTTTTACGCGTCGGTTCGGCTCGATATCCGTCGGATCGGCTCGATCAAGAAGAACGACGAAGTCATCGGTAACGAAACGCGGGTTAAGGTGGTCAAAAACAAAGTGTCGCCACCGTTCCGCGAGGCGATTTTCGACATCTTGTATGGTGAGGGGATTTCGCGACACGGTGAAATCATCGATCTTGGCGTCCAGGCGAAGATTGTCGAGAAGGCGGGTGCCTGGTATAGCTACAACGGTGAGAAGATCGGCCAGGGCAAGGACAATGCGCGGGAGTTCCTGCGCGAAAATCCGGATCTTGCGCGCGAGATCGAAAATCGCGTCCGCGAGTCGCTCGGTGTCGTGGCGATGCCGGCCGGCGCAGTAGCCGCCGAGGGCGGACAAGCGTAA
- a CDS encoding DUF6723 family protein, producing the protein MLVTAKPGVDGRFIGMLKVVRQADRRVIFPFPGAPEIGPFDTIEQARAAALEYGRKVVADDRRNPER; encoded by the coding sequence GTGCTCGTCACCGCCAAGCCCGGCGTGGACGGCCGTTTTATCGGTATGCTGAAGGTCGTGCGACAGGCCGATCGCCGCGTGATCTTCCCATTTCCGGGCGCTCCCGAGATTGGCCCGTTCGACACGATTGAGCAGGCGCGTGCGGCGGCGCTCGAATACGGTCGCAAGGTCGTGGCCGACGACCGCCGCAACCCAGAGCGGTGA
- a CDS encoding type II toxin-antitoxin system VapC family toxin, whose product MMMYVDTSVLVALCVNEPKSAAVARWYAGCNEELASAAWCVTEFASALGIKQRTAQITGEQSATAWQAFERLCASDLQLLLVDPPTFHRAAVLTLDAATGLRAGDALHLAAALDAKAKGMATLDDVLARNAKRMKIKPVMF is encoded by the coding sequence ATGATGATGTACGTCGATACGAGCGTACTGGTGGCGCTTTGCGTGAATGAGCCCAAAAGTGCCGCTGTCGCGCGGTGGTACGCCGGCTGTAACGAGGAATTGGCTTCCGCTGCCTGGTGCGTGACCGAATTTGCCAGTGCATTGGGCATCAAGCAGCGGACAGCCCAAATCACTGGCGAACAAAGCGCGACCGCGTGGCAGGCATTTGAGCGCCTGTGCGCCAGTGATTTGCAGTTACTGCTGGTAGACCCGCCCACGTTCCACCGGGCGGCCGTGTTGACGCTGGACGCGGCAACCGGCCTGCGCGCTGGCGATGCCCTCCACCTCGCGGCGGCCCTCGATGCCAAAGCCAAGGGCATGGCAACGCTTGACGACGTGCTGGCACGCAATGCTAAGCGGATGAAGATAAAGCCGGTGATGTTTTGA
- a CDS encoding AbrB/MazE/SpoVT family DNA-binding domain-containing protein, translating into MNLQVAKWGNSLALRIPADYVRRIGIKEGDHVQASLTIDGGLYLRAARWDRQAFGRELEKSRAAMPMTESVMEELRRGARY; encoded by the coding sequence ATGAACCTGCAGGTAGCAAAATGGGGTAATAGCCTTGCGCTGCGCATTCCCGCCGACTACGTGCGGCGCATTGGCATCAAGGAAGGTGACCATGTGCAGGCGAGCCTTACCATCGATGGCGGCCTCTACCTTCGTGCCGCCAGGTGGGACCGGCAAGCCTTTGGACGTGAACTGGAAAAATCCCGCGCCGCCATGCCGATGACTGAATCCGTCATGGAGGAGTTGCGTCGCGGAGCACGTTACTGA
- a CDS encoding YjbE family putative metal transport protein (Members of this highly hydrophobic protein family,regularly are found preceded by the yybP-ykoY manganese riboswitch (see RF00080). A metal cation transport function is proposed.), with protein sequence MCLFGGLLLLWVGIKLMQPQSDAHGSVKAADKLWAAVRTIIVADFVMSLDNVIAIAGAADAAALEHRLGLVVFGLLLSVPLIVWGSTLVLKLLDRFPAIVPLGAALLGWIAGGLVIGDPLVARLFGNGMQAYHYVASVVGALTVIGTGGWLKRRSRHGTAVRAR encoded by the coding sequence CTGTGTCTTTTTGGCGGCCTGCTGTTGCTGTGGGTTGGCATCAAGCTGATGCAGCCGCAGTCGGATGCGCATGGCAGCGTCAAGGCCGCGGACAAGCTGTGGGCGGCCGTGCGCACCATTATCGTCGCCGATTTCGTGATGAGCTTGGACAACGTGATCGCGATAGCCGGCGCGGCCGATGCGGCTGCATTGGAGCATCGGCTGGGGCTGGTGGTCTTTGGCTTGCTGTTGAGTGTGCCGTTGATCGTATGGGGTAGCACGCTGGTGCTCAAGCTGTTGGATCGTTTCCCGGCGATCGTCCCACTCGGTGCCGCGTTGCTCGGCTGGATCGCCGGCGGCCTGGTCATCGGTGATCCCCTTGTGGCGAGGTTGTTTGGCAACGGTATGCAAGCGTATCACTACGTCGCCAGCGTCGTCGGTGCGCTGACCGTGATCGGGACCGGCGGGTGGCTGAAACGCCGTAGCCGGCATGGCACGGCGGTGCGTGCTCGCTGA
- a CDS encoding pilin, with protein MTASTRQKPDDSDRPAVRGPTPSCAAFTLVELMIVLAIVGVVASFALPAYRDYLTRSRVGEGLSLAAPARLAVAENAVAGAQRLGSGYARPPATRNVESIDIDDKTGAITIHYTSLVAPSGENTLVLMPSTSDDLDASHAQVSISSNRSGTGTLTWECFAAGKTTSSLPIPGPVPDPSPTLPARFAPPECRA; from the coding sequence ATGACTGCATCGACCCGCCAGAAGCCCGACGATTCTGACCGCCCCGCGGTACGGGGACCAACACCGTCATGCGCGGCATTCACGCTAGTGGAGCTCATGATCGTACTGGCGATCGTTGGCGTCGTCGCGTCATTTGCGCTCCCAGCCTACCGCGACTATCTGACTCGCAGCCGGGTTGGCGAGGGCCTGTCGTTGGCCGCGCCAGCGCGGCTGGCCGTGGCAGAAAATGCCGTGGCGGGCGCGCAACGGCTTGGCAGCGGCTATGCACGACCGCCGGCGACGCGTAACGTGGAATCGATCGACATCGACGACAAAACGGGGGCCATCACGATCCACTATACCTCCCTAGTCGCCCCATCCGGCGAAAACACGCTCGTGCTGATGCCGTCGACATCCGACGATCTGGACGCATCCCATGCCCAAGTATCCATTAGCAGCAACCGCAGCGGCACAGGCACACTGACCTGGGAATGCTTCGCCGCAGGCAAGACCACTTCGTCGCTTCCGATTCCCGGGCCAGTGCCCGACCCAAGCCCGACGCTGCCGGCCCGTTTTGCGCCGCCGGAGTGCCGTGCGTGA
- the sucD gene encoding succinate--CoA ligase subunit alpha, whose amino-acid sequence MSILINKDTKVITQGITGKTGQFHTRACREYANGRAAYVAGVNPKKAGEDFEGIPIFGSVKEAKAQTGATVSVIYVPPAGAAAAIWEAVEADLDLAICITEGIPVRDMIEVRDRMRRENRKTLLLGPNCPGVITPDELKIGIMPGHIHKKGRIGVVSRSGTLTYEAVAQLTALGLGQSSAVGIGGDPINGLKHIDVMKMFNDDPDTDAVIMIGEIGGPDEANASYWIKDNMKKPVVGFIAGVTAPPGKRMGHAGALISGGADTAEAKLEIMESCGIKVTKNPSEMGRLLKSVL is encoded by the coding sequence ATGTCGATTCTGATCAACAAAGATACGAAGGTCATCACGCAGGGTATTACCGGCAAGACCGGCCAGTTTCATACGCGCGCCTGTCGCGAGTACGCGAATGGTCGCGCTGCCTATGTCGCGGGTGTGAATCCAAAGAAAGCCGGTGAGGACTTTGAGGGCATTCCGATTTTTGGCAGCGTCAAGGAAGCCAAGGCACAGACCGGTGCGACCGTGTCGGTGATTTACGTGCCGCCGGCTGGTGCTGCTGCGGCAATCTGGGAAGCAGTCGAAGCCGACCTGGACCTGGCGATCTGCATCACCGAAGGCATTCCGGTCCGGGACATGATCGAGGTGCGTGACCGGATGCGCCGCGAGAACCGCAAGACGTTGCTGCTCGGGCCGAACTGCCCGGGTGTGATCACGCCCGACGAGTTGAAGATCGGCATCATGCCTGGTCATATCCACAAGAAGGGTCGTATCGGTGTCGTCTCCCGCTCGGGTACGCTGACGTATGAGGCGGTCGCCCAGCTGACCGCCCTTGGCTTGGGTCAATCGTCGGCTGTCGGGATCGGCGGCGACCCGATTAACGGTCTGAAGCACATCGACGTGATGAAGATGTTCAACGACGATCCGGATACGGATGCGGTCATCATGATCGGTGAAATCGGCGGCCCGGACGAGGCGAATGCGTCGTACTGGATCAAGGACAACATGAAGAAGCCGGTCGTGGGCTTCATCGCCGGCGTGACGGCGCCCCCTGGCAAGCGGATGGGTCACGCTGGCGCATTGATCTCGGGCGGTGCCGATACCGCCGAAGCGAAGCTTGAGATCATGGAGTCGTGCGGCATCAAGGTAACGAAGAACCCATCTGAGATGGGTCGCTTGTTGAAGTCGGTGCTGTAA
- the ydiK gene encoding AI-2E family transporter YdiK, producing MNYSQAQTDIARALLIIFILSLLIGGSLYIMSPFLPALIWATMIVVATWPLMRGAQERLGGRRGRATALMLAALLIVIALPLYGAVVAIAAHADTILQYARALPDYRPAPPPAWLHEVPLIGERITSAWQRLTHAGVDGLLEFVAPYADTGAKWMVSHATAVGGVLIHLLLTLILCGVLYMHGETAAGAVRRFAYRLADERGTAAVRLAGQAIRAVALGIVVTAAVQSALAGLGLFAAGIPGAGMVCAITLILCLAQIGPLLPLIGAAIWLFYQDATIAGVAMLVWAFVVSSLDNVIRPPLIQRGVDLPMLLVLAGVVGGLIAFGIVGLFIGPVILAVTYKLMHAWIDEQAKAVSRPARQERA from the coding sequence ATGAACTATTCGCAAGCGCAAACAGACATCGCGCGAGCTTTGTTGATCATTTTTATTTTGTCGCTGCTAATCGGGGGCAGCCTGTACATCATGAGCCCGTTCCTGCCTGCGCTGATCTGGGCCACGATGATCGTCGTGGCAACGTGGCCGCTGATGCGCGGCGCGCAGGAGCGGCTCGGCGGACGACGCGGCCGGGCTACTGCGTTGATGCTGGCCGCCTTGTTGATCGTCATCGCGTTGCCACTGTATGGCGCGGTGGTGGCCATCGCGGCTCACGCTGATACGATTCTGCAATACGCCCGTGCCCTGCCGGACTACCGGCCCGCGCCGCCACCGGCTTGGTTGCACGAGGTGCCGCTGATCGGCGAGCGCATCACCTCGGCATGGCAACGGCTCACCCACGCTGGCGTCGACGGCCTGCTGGAATTCGTTGCCCCTTACGCGGACACCGGCGCGAAATGGATGGTGTCGCACGCAACCGCGGTCGGTGGCGTACTCATACATCTGCTGTTGACGCTCATCCTATGCGGAGTGTTGTACATGCATGGCGAAACAGCCGCAGGGGCTGTGCGGCGCTTTGCCTATCGCCTTGCTGACGAGCGCGGTACAGCCGCGGTGCGTCTGGCCGGCCAGGCCATCCGCGCTGTCGCGCTGGGCATCGTCGTGACCGCGGCCGTGCAATCGGCGCTGGCTGGTCTGGGGCTGTTCGCCGCCGGGATACCCGGCGCGGGCATGGTATGCGCGATCACCCTCATCCTGTGCCTGGCGCAGATCGGTCCGCTACTGCCGTTGATCGGCGCAGCAATCTGGCTGTTCTACCAGGATGCGACTATCGCCGGAGTCGCCATGCTCGTTTGGGCGTTCGTCGTTTCTAGTCTCGACAATGTCATACGTCCGCCGCTGATCCAGCGCGGCGTGGATCTGCCGATGCTGTTAGTGTTGGCCGGCGTGGTCGGTGGACTGATCGCATTTGGCATCGTCGGACTGTTCATCGGGCCGGTCATTCTGGCCGTCACCTACAAGCTGATGCACGCTTGGATCGACGAGCAAGCCAAGGCCGTGTCCCGCCCCGCTCGCCAAGAACGAGCATAG
- a CDS encoding Nramp family divalent metal transporter gives MCKFMAISSEQTAQQVRQVLDGRRRGVRILLPLAGPAVVVSVAYTDPGNFATNIQAGAGYGYQLLWVVLFASLVAMLFQGLSARLGIVTGCSLAQLCRARLRKPVTLSMWVASELAAMATDLAEFIGGAIGVALLFHIPLLAAMVIVGVLTYLMLMFQRHGFRPLELAIGALVGIIALAYVAQLFIVPIDWRALGHGALHPSIPDHAALTIAVGIVGATVMPHALFLHSGLTGERVVARSDADRRTLLRYSRIEVLVALSVAGLVNMAMVVMAAGAFHPDHAHVAEIEQAYRTLTPLFGTAASALFIVSLIASGLSSSVVGTMAGQMIMQGFVGFRIPVVVRRLVTMLPAFLVVAAGVDATRALIISQVVLSLTVPVPMIALVWLCRHRDVMGRYRLGPWLAGLSTVATVLVIGLNVALIVDTLR, from the coding sequence ATGTGCAAATTCATGGCGATTTCCAGCGAGCAGACTGCGCAACAAGTCAGACAGGTACTGGACGGCCGCCGACGCGGCGTGCGCATCCTGCTGCCGTTGGCCGGACCGGCCGTGGTGGTGTCGGTCGCCTACACGGACCCGGGCAACTTCGCGACCAATATCCAGGCCGGCGCCGGATACGGCTATCAGTTGCTATGGGTGGTGCTGTTTGCCAGCCTCGTTGCGATGCTCTTCCAAGGCTTGTCAGCGCGGCTCGGGATCGTGACCGGATGCAGTCTGGCTCAGTTGTGCCGGGCGCGTCTGCGCAAGCCGGTGACCTTGTCGATGTGGGTGGCCAGCGAACTCGCAGCGATGGCCACGGATCTGGCCGAGTTCATCGGCGGGGCCATCGGCGTGGCGTTACTGTTTCACATCCCGCTGCTTGCCGCCATGGTGATCGTTGGCGTGCTCACGTACCTGATGCTGATGTTCCAGCGGCACGGTTTTCGGCCGCTGGAATTGGCGATCGGCGCCTTGGTCGGTATCATCGCATTGGCCTACGTCGCGCAGCTGTTCATCGTGCCGATTGATTGGCGCGCGCTCGGGCACGGTGCGCTCCATCCGTCGATACCGGACCATGCGGCCTTGACCATCGCGGTCGGCATCGTCGGCGCGACAGTCATGCCGCATGCACTCTTCCTGCATTCAGGATTGACCGGCGAGCGCGTCGTCGCGCGAAGCGACGCGGATCGTCGCACGCTACTGCGCTACAGCCGGATCGAGGTGCTCGTCGCGCTGAGCGTGGCGGGATTGGTCAACATGGCCATGGTGGTGATGGCCGCCGGCGCATTCCACCCCGACCATGCACACGTCGCCGAGATTGAGCAGGCGTACCGGACGTTGACGCCGTTATTCGGTACCGCGGCCTCGGCGTTGTTCATCGTGTCGTTAATTGCGTCGGGCTTGTCGAGCTCGGTGGTCGGCACGATGGCGGGACAGATGATCATGCAGGGCTTTGTCGGTTTTCGCATTCCCGTCGTCGTACGTCGCTTGGTGACGATGCTGCCTGCGTTCCTAGTGGTCGCCGCCGGTGTCGATGCGACCCGCGCTCTGATCATCAGCCAGGTGGTATTGAGTCTCACGGTGCCGGTGCCGATGATCGCGCTGGTCTGGTTATGTCGTCATCGCGACGTGATGGGTCGCTATCGGCTCGGTCCGTGGCTTGCCGGATTATCGACGGTGGCCACAGTATTGGTGATTGGCCTGAACGTCGCGCTGATCGTCGATACACTGCGCTAG
- a CDS encoding PglL family O-oligosaccharyltransferase, translating to MPVSLSRLLTFGFLILAWILPYAVTLHTYPIPTFYAEYSALALYLLVGASIFAWVFASGERAAIDAPRVALVPLLFGALLFAQPFIIDTVQPSMNLLGGGFLLAALMATQTGYWISCLGSMQRAFNVIAYALLAGGVFAVFCQFVQLFHLENRVAPFVVSYHVQIGRRPFGNMAQANHLATYIAFALAAALYLVQQRRLRYPVWIVLSVVYTAGQALTVSRGPWLQTGVIVLAGAWMAFEARRSRVSSYGERHDTWRSLRDWMTPVLLLVIFIAVNLATRWANASFNLNLGQSAAERFQDAGQIAPRLALWKYGLAMFDMHPWFGVGWGEFPRIQYELVDKLGSVEIANNSHNIVIDLLAKTGALGLAIAVVGLLLWFVRVLRGGERIERVFGVALIGILLMHALVEYPQQYMFFLLPAWFVIGLLETSPLRAAPAAARGGQGALVLAGLVALYPIQRDYARSEVLYYGSNPYEQYRADPAVLFSAWGEYGFATLLPLDKTDLDKKLAMHRQAMALLPGETVVRRYAVLQAIAGDTDGALQTMRRLKVFADMLKDWPAQLAAVYRACDDAGSVLAPFKQALVARYGIMPAAPPEDGEDSGE from the coding sequence ATGCCCGTATCGTTGTCGCGATTGCTCACGTTTGGCTTTCTTATCCTGGCCTGGATCCTGCCGTACGCGGTCACGTTACATACGTATCCGATCCCGACCTTCTACGCTGAGTACTCGGCGCTCGCGTTGTACTTGCTGGTCGGGGCATCGATTTTCGCGTGGGTGTTTGCGTCCGGTGAGCGCGCGGCGATCGATGCGCCGCGGGTGGCGCTCGTGCCGCTGCTGTTCGGCGCGTTGTTGTTCGCGCAGCCGTTCATCATCGATACCGTTCAGCCATCGATGAACCTGCTCGGCGGCGGGTTCCTGCTCGCCGCGTTGATGGCGACGCAGACGGGGTACTGGATCAGTTGCCTCGGTTCGATGCAACGCGCGTTCAATGTGATAGCGTACGCGCTGCTGGCAGGTGGCGTATTCGCAGTGTTTTGTCAATTCGTCCAACTATTTCATTTGGAAAACCGCGTGGCGCCTTTCGTGGTCAGCTACCACGTGCAGATAGGGCGGCGGCCGTTCGGCAACATGGCGCAGGCGAACCATTTGGCGACGTACATCGCGTTTGCGCTGGCCGCGGCGCTGTATCTGGTTCAGCAGCGACGGTTACGCTACCCGGTATGGATCGTGTTGTCGGTGGTCTATACAGCCGGTCAGGCATTGACGGTTTCGCGCGGCCCCTGGTTGCAAACCGGTGTCATCGTGCTAGCGGGGGCATGGATGGCGTTTGAAGCGCGTCGCAGTCGCGTCTCTTCTTATGGTGAACGCCACGACACCTGGCGTTCGCTGCGCGACTGGATGACGCCGGTGTTGCTGCTGGTCATTTTCATCGCCGTCAATCTCGCGACGCGCTGGGCCAATGCGTCTTTCAATCTGAATTTGGGTCAGTCCGCCGCCGAACGATTCCAGGATGCTGGCCAGATTGCGCCGCGATTGGCGCTCTGGAAATACGGGCTCGCGATGTTCGACATGCACCCGTGGTTCGGCGTTGGCTGGGGCGAATTTCCGCGCATTCAATACGAACTCGTCGACAAGCTCGGCAGCGTTGAGATCGCGAACAATTCCCATAACATCGTGATCGACCTGCTGGCTAAGACCGGTGCACTCGGACTGGCGATCGCCGTAGTGGGGCTGCTGCTGTGGTTCGTGCGCGTTCTGCGCGGTGGTGAGCGGATCGAACGGGTATTCGGCGTTGCGCTGATCGGCATCCTGTTGATGCACGCGCTGGTCGAGTATCCGCAGCAGTACATGTTCTTCCTGCTGCCGGCGTGGTTCGTGATTGGACTGCTGGAAACCTCGCCGCTGCGGGCGGCGCCCGCCGCCGCCCGGGGAGGGCAGGGCGCGCTGGTATTGGCCGGTCTCGTCGCGTTGTACCCGATCCAGCGCGACTATGCGCGCTCGGAAGTGCTGTATTACGGCTCGAATCCCTATGAGCAATACCGGGCCGATCCGGCGGTGCTATTTTCCGCATGGGGCGAATATGGTTTCGCGACATTGTTGCCATTGGATAAGACCGACCTCGACAAGAAGCTGGCGATGCACCGTCAGGCAATGGCTCTGTTGCCTGGAGAAACCGTGGTGCGGCGGTATGCGGTGCTGCAGGCGATCGCTGGCGACACCGATGGCGCGCTGCAGACCATGCGTCGGCTGAAGGTGTTTGCAGACATGTTGAAGGATTGGCCGGCGCAGCTTGCCGCAGTGTATCGTGCGTGTGACGATGCAGGCAGTGTGCTTGCGCCATTCAAGCAGGCGCTTGTCGCCCGCTATGGGATCATGCCGGCGGCGCCGCCGGAGGACGGCGAAGACAGTGGGGAATGA
- a CDS encoding manganese catalase family protein, with protein sequence MFVHNKRLQYTVRVNGTDPGLANLLLEQFGGPQGELAAAMRYFTQAISEEDPGRKDMLFDIATEELSHLEIIGSIVAMLNRGAKGELAEAVDEQAELYRKLNGAGNDSHVTQLLYGAGTPLTNSAGVPWSAAYIDTIGEPTADLRSNIAAEARAKIIYERLINVTDDPGVRDTLGFLMTREVSHQKSFEKALYSITSNFPPGKLPPVPEYASSYFRMSTGVAPVRGPWNEGGDLNLVENPPVPVDGGDGQASVTLQPDEDAALNAMKQRLRSDPVADPPTGAELGMGKQ encoded by the coding sequence ATGTTCGTCCACAACAAACGATTGCAATACACCGTGCGGGTCAATGGCACGGACCCCGGCCTGGCCAACCTGTTGCTGGAGCAGTTCGGTGGCCCACAAGGCGAATTGGCCGCAGCAATGCGTTATTTCACGCAGGCCATCAGCGAGGAAGATCCCGGTCGCAAGGACATGCTGTTCGATATTGCGACGGAAGAACTCAGTCATCTGGAGATCATCGGGTCCATCGTCGCAATGCTCAACCGTGGAGCGAAGGGCGAGTTGGCCGAGGCGGTCGATGAGCAAGCCGAGCTTTATCGCAAACTCAATGGCGCCGGCAATGACAGCCACGTGACACAATTGCTGTACGGCGCCGGCACACCGCTGACAAATTCGGCCGGCGTACCATGGAGCGCTGCATACATCGATACGATCGGCGAGCCGACTGCCGACCTGCGCTCGAATATCGCCGCTGAGGCCAGGGCCAAGATCATCTATGAGCGGCTGATCAATGTCACCGACGACCCCGGCGTGCGAGACACGCTCGGCTTTTTGATGACCCGTGAGGTCTCTCACCAGAAATCCTTCGAAAAAGCGCTTTATTCGATTACGTCGAATTTCCCGCCGGGCAAGTTGCCGCCCGTGCCAGAATATGCGAGCAGTTATTTCAGGATGTCGACCGGCGTAGCACCCGTACGCGGCCCCTGGAATGAGGGCGGCGATCTGAATCTCGTCGAGAATCCGCCGGTACCGGTCGATGGCGGTGACGGCCAGGCGAGCGTGACACTGCAACCGGATGAGGATGCCGCGCTGAACGCGATGAAGCAGCGGCTCAGGTCGGACCCGGTCGCAGACCCGCCCACTGGCGCGGAGCTGGGAATGGGCAAACAGTGA
- the recX gene encoding recombination regulator RecX — translation MRAKCPRPAPSLKGRALRYLSRRDYSRAELTAKLKRDAQEGDNIEPILDALERDGWLSDSRFAESVVHRRASRFGAARIVGELKRHALHGDLLDDIGNQLRETEWERAKAVWQKKFQGHVAQSPAERAKQARFLAARGFSRAVVSRLVSGIDDEAGDE, via the coding sequence GTGCGCGCGAAGTGCCCGCGCCCCGCGCCAAGCCTGAAGGGGCGCGCGTTGAGGTATTTGTCACGCCGGGATTACAGTCGTGCCGAACTGACTGCGAAGCTCAAGCGCGACGCCCAGGAAGGCGACAATATCGAGCCGATTCTCGATGCACTCGAGCGGGACGGCTGGCTGTCTGACAGTCGGTTTGCCGAAAGTGTCGTGCATCGCCGCGCGTCCCGATTCGGCGCGGCCCGGATCGTTGGGGAGTTGAAGCGGCACGCGTTGCATGGCGACCTGTTGGACGACATCGGCAATCAATTACGGGAAACCGAATGGGAACGGGCGAAAGCGGTGTGGCAAAAGAAATTTCAGGGCCACGTCGCGCAGTCGCCGGCCGAGCGTGCCAAGCAGGCGCGTTTCTTGGCCGCCCGCGGCTTTTCCCGCGCGGTGGTTTCGCGACTCGTCAGCGGGATCGACGACGAAGCCGGCGATGAATGA